In Odontesthes bonariensis isolate fOdoBon6 chromosome 9, fOdoBon6.hap1, whole genome shotgun sequence, the following proteins share a genomic window:
- the otol1b gene encoding otolin 1b, whose product MVSCAGAKTTQKPKYQYTKKPIPQVTMHNPVTTSMPKTLKIVETPNPVQPQPQPTTERIAYPSHVFPQHYSDYTEPPGVGNENYTLDYNECYFNFCECCPPERGPRGPKGDRGLAGPPGERGPAGAAGLPGPSGLSGPMGFKGDKGEKGDRGNIGSSGTPGIPGKLGQKGDVGYKGEKGETGLQGVKGERGEKAEPGQNGTAGVKGEPGQQGPAGPPGTAVEQGPKGEKGDNGECGIFGERGPKGERGDHGAPGIPGAMGIPGFNGKHGVSGPVGIRGDQGPPGPPGEPGVRGSQGPQGIRGMPGPKGDRGYPGMRGDRGFRGIKGAKGSGIPQKRSAFSVGISPRRSFPPSGFPIRFDKIFYNEENHFNVSSNSFTCVHPGVYVFSFHITVRTQPLRATLVVNGSRKVRTRDSLYGQDIDQASTLVVLRLAAGDQVWMETFRDWNGVYASSEDDSIFSGFLLYSDRF is encoded by the exons ATGGTGTCCTGCGCTGGAGCCAAGACTACACAGAAACCAAAGTACCAGTACACAAAGAAGCCCATCCCTCAGGTTACCATGCACAACCCCGTCACCACCAGCATGCCCAAGACTCTCAAGATAGTGGAGACCCCGAATCCTGTGCAGCCACAGCCGCAGCCCACCACTGAGAGGATAGCCTACCCAAGTCATGTGTTTCCGCAGCACTACAGTGACTATACTGAGCCCCCTGGTGTTGGCAATGAGAATTACACCCTGGATTACAACGAGTGCTACTTCAACTTCTGTGAGTGCTGTCCACCTGAGAGGGGTCCCAGGGGCCCCAAGGGAGACAGAGGCTTGGCAG GGCCACCTGGTGAAAGAGGACCTGCTGGAGCAGCTGGTTTACCTGGACCATCTGGTCTTAGCGGTCCTATGGGCTTTAAAGGAGACAAAG GGGAAAAGGGTGACAGAGGAAACATTGGGTCTTCTGGGACACCAGGAATTCCAGGAAAACTGGGACAAAAAG GTGATGTTGGCTACAAAGGTGAAAAAGGTGAAACAGGGTTGCAAGGTGTCAAAGGTGAAAGAGGGGAGAAAGCAGAGCCTGGCCAGAATGGGACTGCTGGTGTGAAAGGAGAACCGGGACAACAGGGGCCAGCTGGACCTCCAGGAACGGCTGTTGAGCAGGGTCCTAAGGGAGAAAAAGGAGATAATGGGGAATGTGGCATTTTCGGGGAGAGAGGACCAAAAGGTGAGAGAGGGGATCATGGGGCTCCAGGCATTCCAGGTGCAATGGGAATTCCAGGATTCAATGGCAAGCATGGTGTCTCTGGCCCTGTAGGCATTAGAGGGGATCAGGGACCTCCTGGGCCTCCAGGGGAACCAGGGGTGAGAGGGTCTCAGGGACCACAGGGCATAAGAGGGATGCCTGGGCCAAAAGGGGATAGAGGTTACCCTGGGATGAGGGGTGACCGGGGCTTTCGTGGAATCAAGGGAGCCAAAGGATCAGGGATTCCTCAGAAACGCTCTGCCTTCAGTGTTGGTATCTCTCCAAGAAGATCCTTCCCACCCTCCGGCTTCCCAATCCGCTTTGACAAAATCTTCTACAACGAAGAGAACCACTTCAATGTCTCATCCAACAGCTTTACATGTGTTCACCCTGGGGTTTATGTCTTCTCCTTCCATATCACTGTGCGTACTCAGCCACTGCGTGCTACACTGGTAGTGAACGGGTCGAGGAAAGTGAGGACACGGGACTCACTGTACGGCCAAGACATCGACCAGGCATCTACTCTGGTGGTGCTACGGCTGGCAGCAGGTGATCAGGTGTGGATGGAAACATTCAGAGACTGGAATGGAGTGTATGCCAGCAGCGAGGACGACAGTATCTTCTCTGGGTTTCTGCTTTACTCAGACAGGTTCTGA